A region from the Hypomesus transpacificus isolate Combined female chromosome 11, fHypTra1, whole genome shotgun sequence genome encodes:
- the LOC124473407 gene encoding DNA damage-inducible transcript 4 protein-like, protein MPCNNSMDESYPPSPADHMRGCKRLCWGNLEQRLTEIKINQSLTSDQYSMNENGSVSDMSLTSESNMFCEPLEETLCAQVVETIAQKLTDPSDNVLRCSKIILPDLLLQNIRQKLLHLASTEPCGLRGALIDLCLAQGDQKSLCSVDRLAVEPSLVPTFHLTLVLRPDAGGLWPKFQKLFRGIYSPPKHRMTMNQRHSLRLSTSFMAIKRKLYSSEELLVEEC, encoded by the exons ATGCCGTGTAACAATTCAATGGACGAGAGTTATCCTCCTTCCCCTGCGGATCATATGAGAGGTTGTAAACGGCTATGCTGGGGAAATTTGGAGCAGAGACTGACTGAAATCAAGATTAATCAGAGTCTAACGTCAGATCAATATAGTATGAATGAAAATG GATCGGTTTCAGACATGTCCCTGACATCAGAAAGCAACATGTTCTGTGAGCCACTGGAGGAGACGCTGTGTGCACAGGTCGTCGAGACCATAGCACAGAAGCTTACTGACCCTTCTGACAATGTGCTGAGGTGCTCCAAGATCATTTTACCGGACCTTCTACTTCAAAATATTAGACAGAAACTTCTCCACTTGGCTTCTACTGAGCCTTGCGGACTACGGGGGGCGCTCATTGACCTGTGTTTGGCACAGGGGGACCAGAAAAGTCTGTGTAGTGTTGACCGGTTAGCTGTTGAGCCTAGCTTGGTACCTACCTTCCATCTTACTCTGGTTCTCCGACCAGATGCTGGGGGACTTTGGCCCAAGTTTCAAAAACTTTTTAGGGGGATTTATTCCCCTCCCAAGCACCGCATGACTATGAACCAAAGACACTCCCTGAGACTCAGTACTAGCTTTATGGCTATCAAAAGAAAGCTGTACAGTTCCGAAGAGTTGCTTGTGGAGGAGTGCTGA